From the Paraflavitalea soli genome, the window TATACTTGTATATGCTATAATATACTATGATAAATCTTATCTGAAGTTAACCTGATCGATTGTCCGAATAAATGACCGGGGTCAGTCACCAGGCTGACACCTCCCCGGTTGCACCATCCCTCCATAAAAGAGCTGATAACAGGTGCTTAACAAATTGACAACAATTGGTAAATATTAATCAATGGATCAAATTGGGAATACATAATTTAATTACCTTTAGTAAGGATCAAACGCGTCTTCCCGGATGCGTTCTTACATCAAAAGGGTAACAGCATGGAAGCCATACAAATTCCATCAGCACTCAACATTGATGAAAAACATCTTGTTGAAGCACTTTTTGTGCATGCATCCATTGGCATTATTGTAGCCAATGAAAACGGCGATATCATACTGGCCAATCCCTTTTTACTGGAACTTTTTGATTACCAGCCCAGCGAGCTATTGGGCAAGAAAATAGAGACGCTGATCCCTACCAGGTTTCATGATCGCCATGTAGGTCACCGGCAAAAGTTCATTGACCATTTACAGAATCGCCCCATGGGCGCAGGTATGGACCTGTTTGGTTTGCGGAAAGATGGTGCCGAGTTCCCGGTAGAAGTGAGTCTTTGCCACTACAGTAATAAGGCAGGCAAATTTGTGGTAGCTTTCATTAACGACATCACCATCAGGAAATCGGCCGAACAGGAGATCCGGCGCCTGAATGACGAATTGGAGGTCATCGTTGAAGAGCGCACGCACCAGCTAAAAGAAACGCTGCATGAGCTCGAAGCCTCGAAAGAAGAGCTGACGCGGGCCCTGGGTAAAGAAATAGAATTGAATGAATTGAAATCCCGGTTTGTATCCCTGGCCTCTCATGAATTCAGAACACCGTTGAGTACGGTACTATCGTCGACCTATCTTATCCAGCAATACCATACCACCGAAGAACAGTCGAAAAGGCAAAAGCATATCGACCGGGTGATCTCCTCGGTGAGCACATTAACCGATATACTCAATGATTTCCTGTCGGTAGGCAAGATCGAAGAAGGAAAGATCACGGTAAAACTGGCTACCTTCAATTTCAAGGAGCTGGTATCCCGTATCCTCGATGAGATCCGCAATATCCAGAAGCCGGGACAAATGATCCGGTACCAACATGAAGGCCCTGAACTGGTATTACTTGATTCCACCCTCCTGAAACATATTATCCTTAACCTGTTATCCAACGCCATCAAATTTTCTCCGGAGCATTCGGTGATTGCTGTAAACAGTCAGTTGCTTGGTGATCAATTGACCCTTTCGGTCAAAGACCAGGGCATTGGTATCCCGCAGGAAG encodes:
- a CDS encoding PAS domain-containing sensor histidine kinase, encoding MEAIQIPSALNIDEKHLVEALFVHASIGIIVANENGDIILANPFLLELFDYQPSELLGKKIETLIPTRFHDRHVGHRQKFIDHLQNRPMGAGMDLFGLRKDGAEFPVEVSLCHYSNKAGKFVVAFINDITIRKSAEQEIRRLNDELEVIVEERTHQLKETLHELEASKEELTRALGKEIELNELKSRFVSLASHEFRTPLSTVLSSTYLIQQYHTTEEQSKRQKHIDRVISSVSTLTDILNDFLSVGKIEEGKITVKLATFNFKELVSRILDEIRNIQKPGQMIRYQHEGPELVLLDSTLLKHIILNLLSNAIKFSPEHSVIAVNSQLLGDQLTLSVKDQGIGIPQEDQQHLFERFFRATNVTNIQGTGLGLHIVAKYAELMNGCIHCESQENLGTDMKVTFTIPGDTEDPAED